A region from the Riemerella anatipestifer genome encodes:
- a CDS encoding HAEPLYID family protein translates to MNFKRIILLVLGLVSAMLFSQSINNEKDSLYIAEVEDTKEPAKVLHAEPLYIDLIRDLGARKGEKEWNLGLGLTDKLNFDAYEALVEYEWAPIDRLGLEVELPFTFYSPTGNERVQTPSSKLNSLKLALQWSFLVNEEKATTMALGYINELEFSDFGRFGKPLIKGNVYNPFFVVAKRWGNNFHTLVYTGPMIEQSFITNKSHTMYDVHSSFHYMISGTRNFVGVEFNKTFDRGNFDMVMRPQMRLGISEQLMLGVVVGIPVSRENERLSSFLRLIWEPKH, encoded by the coding sequence ATGAATTTTAAAAGAATAATACTACTTGTCTTAGGCTTGGTATCTGCTATGTTGTTTTCTCAAAGTATTAACAATGAAAAAGACAGTCTTTATATAGCAGAGGTGGAAGACACTAAAGAACCAGCCAAAGTTTTACACGCAGAACCTTTGTATATAGATTTGATAAGGGATTTAGGAGCGAGAAAAGGAGAAAAAGAATGGAATTTAGGACTTGGGTTAACAGATAAACTCAATTTTGATGCTTATGAAGCATTGGTAGAGTACGAATGGGCTCCTATTGATAGGTTAGGGCTAGAAGTGGAGCTACCGTTTACATTCTATTCTCCTACGGGAAACGAGAGAGTGCAGACACCGTCTAGTAAACTTAATAGTCTGAAATTGGCTTTACAATGGTCGTTTTTGGTAAATGAAGAAAAAGCGACTACCATGGCTTTAGGCTACATCAATGAGTTAGAGTTTTCAGATTTTGGACGCTTTGGAAAACCTTTAATTAAAGGAAATGTTTACAACCCATTTTTTGTGGTGGCTAAACGATGGGGAAATAATTTCCATACCTTGGTTTATACAGGACCAATGATAGAACAAAGTTTTATTACCAATAAATCTCACACCATGTACGATGTACATTCTAGTTTCCATTATATGATTTCGGGGACAAGGAATTTTGTGGGAGTTGAGTTTAACAAAACCTTTGATAGAGGTAATTTTGATATGGTCATGCGTCCTCAGATGCGTTTGGGAATTTCGGAGCAGCTGATGCTGGGTGTTGTGGTGGGAATTCCTGTAAGTAGAGAAAATGAACGATTGAGCTCTTTTCTAAGGTTGATATGGGAGCCTAAACACTAG